In Acidobacteriota bacterium, a single window of DNA contains:
- a CDS encoding M3 family oligoendopeptidase — protein MTQSTLPRESIAAQEQTGWDLGDLLPEPSEEVLSAELDALRAETEAFEARRKELSPEMDPAVFLDLLQQYEQLLEHMVRVEAYGLLWFSADTQSPDALTFRNRVEQLLTALNNRILFFILWWKELSDEQAERLLPGEDQADYRFYLQDRRRWKPFMLDEAREQLINLKDSDGISGMVTLYSMLTNRLEYQLEIDGESRTFTRDGLMTYAYSSDPDQRAAAYQELYRVYADEVQVLSQIYTYRVRDWHNEQIGLRGFSSPIAVRNTQNDVPDSAVDLLLDVVRDNRGLFQRFFHLKARWLGPEQWNSDRLRRYDIYAPLEPSDREIPWSEATSLVLDTFKSFDPVLERQARRVFEQRHIDSEIRKGKRGGAFCSTVTPELTPWVLVNYTGRIRDVAELAHELGHAVHSMLAEEHSLLTQNPSLPLAETASVFAEMLVTDRLLAREKNPAVRREMLAKTLSDIYATVLRQAYFVRFELEAHRAILEGRPVSELNRLYMENLQDQFGDSVELSDEFQYEWISIPHIFHTPFYCYAYSFGQLLVLALYRRYQQEGDAFKPSYLRLLAHGGSARPQEIMQEAGFDLTDRAFWQQGFEVVRELLDELESLEGQE, from the coding sequence ATGACCCAAAGCACCCTCCCCCGTGAATCCATCGCCGCCCAAGAGCAAACCGGCTGGGATCTCGGCGATCTGCTGCCGGAGCCCTCCGAGGAGGTGCTCAGCGCCGAGCTCGACGCTCTGCGGGCGGAAACCGAAGCCTTCGAAGCCCGCCGGAAGGAGCTCTCGCCGGAGATGGACCCGGCGGTCTTCCTCGACCTGCTGCAGCAGTACGAGCAGCTCCTCGAACACATGGTGCGAGTCGAAGCCTACGGCCTGCTGTGGTTCTCGGCGGACACCCAAAGCCCCGATGCCCTGACCTTCCGTAACCGAGTCGAGCAGCTCCTCACCGCCCTCAACAACCGCATCCTCTTCTTCATCCTATGGTGGAAAGAACTCTCGGACGAGCAGGCGGAACGACTGCTGCCAGGGGAGGATCAGGCGGATTACCGCTTCTACCTCCAGGACCGCCGTCGCTGGAAGCCGTTCATGCTCGACGAGGCCCGGGAGCAGCTCATCAACCTCAAAGACAGCGACGGCATCTCCGGCATGGTGACCCTCTACTCCATGCTCACCAACCGCCTGGAGTACCAGCTGGAGATCGACGGCGAGTCCCGGACCTTCACCCGCGACGGGCTGATGACCTACGCCTACTCCAGCGACCCCGACCAGCGCGCCGCCGCCTACCAGGAGCTCTATCGGGTCTACGCCGACGAAGTCCAGGTGCTGAGCCAGATCTACACCTACCGCGTGCGGGACTGGCACAACGAGCAGATCGGCCTGCGCGGCTTCTCCTCCCCCATCGCGGTGCGCAACACCCAGAACGACGTGCCGGACTCGGCGGTGGATCTGCTCCTCGACGTGGTGCGGGACAACCGCGGGCTCTTCCAGCGCTTCTTCCACCTCAAGGCCCGCTGGCTGGGGCCGGAGCAGTGGAATTCGGACCGCCTGCGGCGCTACGACATCTATGCGCCGCTGGAGCCCTCGGACCGGGAAATCCCATGGTCCGAAGCCACCTCGTTGGTGCTCGACACCTTCAAGAGCTTCGATCCGGTTCTCGAGCGCCAGGCGCGGCGGGTCTTCGAACAGCGGCACATCGACAGCGAGATCCGCAAGGGCAAGCGCGGCGGTGCCTTCTGCAGCACGGTCACTCCTGAGCTCACTCCTTGGGTGCTGGTCAACTACACCGGCCGCATCCGCGACGTGGCGGAGCTGGCCCACGAGCTCGGTCACGCGGTGCACAGCATGCTGGCGGAGGAGCACTCGCTGCTCACCCAGAACCCCAGCCTGCCGCTGGCGGAAACCGCCTCCGTCTTCGCCGAGATGCTGGTCACCGACCGCCTGCTGGCGCGGGAGAAGAACCCGGCGGTGCGCCGGGAGATGCTCGCCAAGACTCTCTCGGACATCTACGCCACGGTGCTGCGCCAGGCCTACTTCGTGCGCTTCGAGCTGGAGGCCCACCGCGCCATCCTCGAAGGCCGTCCGGTCTCCGAGCTCAACCGGCTGTACATGGAGAATCTGCAGGATCAGTTCGGCGACAGCGTGGAGCTCTCCGACGAGTTCCAATACGAGTGGATCAGCATCCCCCACATCTTCCACACCCCCTTCTACTGCTACGCCTACTCCTTCGGACAGCTCTTGGTGCTGGCCCTCTACCGCCGCTACCAGCAGGAAGGCGACGCCTTCAAGCCGTCCTACCTGCGGCTCCTCGCCCACGGCGGCTCGGCGCGGCCCCAGGAGATCATGCAGGAGGCCGGCTTCGACCTCACCGACCGCGCCTTCTGGCAACAGGGCTTCGAAGTCGTTCGGGAGCTGCTGGACGAGCTGGAGAGTCTCGAGGGCCAGGAATGA
- a CDS encoding DUF4136 domain-containing protein, whose product MPLFQSRLALLCLLTLALTVAAPAASAKIRVEVTQDAEAPYGDYGLYRWKELPKLPAAAPSRAPILEARLQAAVEKGLQNRGFQKATEDQEADFLVLIFGAIEDRLDLSGVDYELSPRVHWADDESLRFQRSYKEGTLVIDILDAASGELVWSGAAHDASDKPEKLVERIEKAVAKILRKFPPK is encoded by the coding sequence ATGCCCTTGTTCCAAAGCCGGCTTGCCCTGCTCTGCCTTCTCACCCTCGCCCTGACCGTGGCTGCTCCCGCAGCCTCGGCCAAGATCCGCGTCGAGGTCACCCAGGACGCCGAAGCACCCTACGGCGATTACGGCCTCTACCGCTGGAAAGAGCTGCCGAAGCTTCCCGCCGCGGCTCCCTCCCGGGCTCCCATCCTCGAGGCCAGGCTCCAGGCGGCGGTGGAAAAGGGCCTTCAGAATCGAGGTTTCCAAAAGGCCACCGAGGACCAGGAGGCGGATTTCCTGGTGCTGATCTTCGGGGCCATCGAAGACCGTTTGGACCTCAGCGGCGTGGACTACGAGCTGAGCCCCCGGGTGCATTGGGCCGACGACGAATCGCTGCGGTTTCAGCGCTCCTACAAAGAAGGCACGCTGGTGATCGACATTCTCGACGCCGCCAGCGGCGAGCTGGTCTGGAGCGGAGCCGCCCACGACGCCTCGGACAAGCCGGAGAAGTTGGTGGAGCGCATCGAGAAGGCGGTCGCGAAGATCCTGCGCAAATTCCCTCCCAAGTAG